One Cucumis sativus cultivar 9930 chromosome 1, Cucumber_9930_V3, whole genome shotgun sequence DNA segment encodes these proteins:
- the LOC101214470 gene encoding uncharacterized protein LOC101214470 isoform X1, producing the protein MLHLLILILVIFESTSEVLGSINSYCPHHHLQQFNRKFELKTDRFWKFEEHSNKWVEVELPYDLTTCRNGNCTKVGQINNRLEKMEKEYDGFEQTEKSEKVKEVEKFHVDLTLRKRVSLTKISDMSIWITGESGSIYERFWNGVQWVIGPHDLPISAGPAISIFGVNHSILALSEGGILYQLQLSDGSQPIWVELIPTTDQTTSEEHASSIQLLAGVVSHDGMRVYFTTKNGTLLELTELEPPRWVDHGQPRDANVAAIADVASFRTEIVYTISSVGDLYEYDRNSKPLWKKHVWKDRAARDLRLIPSPGCYIHSLNGDHSISLFLLTKDGTLVERRLNKRKWKWIVHGRPKDHQLTSVLPALQDETNEKIFSLFLTTSSGFVFEYRTTIHPAGHGQEEETPDAWVDHKHPLNAKAARGIAGLQFQVGRILFALDDGRIGELHLVGLGGENSGPTHHITSRRKPTAKYTWSILDAPESEGWNAEYCTEHRGPTNCIAGTKDDINDQGTRRSATRRPKGNQPQQHYLIPRTSESISEKSSDSFDLLAEKWTKNSFRLRVMHGGRSFFLITVDGLTFEYLYTGDVWLWLRHESSTHMKGAVGNYNGSLYLVDSYGSLLIRERSSQELAWTNCTALRRGKQVIGGAPWDKFLAQSMKTTTEDALFFVSKTGRLLQFTVALRKFKWKNCQTPPDTKVASIVDQETFRENIVFVIGTNGRLYQYNKVTELWHEHHQSQHLFLSRLPGIATRPSPYSLIGSLFMISEDGGLIEYHWNPWDGWNWVEHGRPDRGVTFTTTPGPCFEGNQLFLVGSDGRVYLRYIEQDTWKWRNCGFPHQFDRDGKVNSKDGKEIICVDEELALEKDEDVKAIDKNCDPKLPNALQVASTKPIQFSEDAVVFELRDGRLGEMRQMEDSNWIWSRIIVTPTSLCISDYWTALAS; encoded by the exons ATGCTCCACTTGTTAATTCTCATCTTGGTCATCTTTGAAAGCACCTCAGAAGTTTTAGGATCAATCAACTCATACTGCCcacatcatcatcttcaacaaTTCAATCGAAAGTTCGAGCTAAAAACAGATAGATTTTGGAAGTTTGAAGAGCATTCAAACAAGTGGGTTGAAGTAGAACTTCCTTATGATCTTACCACTTGTAGAAATGGGAATTGCACCAAGGTTGGACAGATTAATAACAGATTGGAGAAGATGGAGAAAGAGTATGATGGTTTCGAGCAGACCGAGAAGTCGGAAAAAGTGAAGGAAGTAGAGAAGTTTCATGTTGATTTGACTTTGAGAAAAAGAGTGTCATTGACTAAAATTTCAGATATGTCTATTTGGATCACTGGTGAAAGTGGGTCAATATATGAGAGGTTTTGGAATGGAGTTCAATGGGTAATAGGTCCTCATGATTTGCCAATATCAGCAGGTCCTGCTATCTCCATTTTTGGTGTCAATCACTCAATTCTAGCTCTTTCTGAAGGGGGAATTTTGTATCAG ttGCAGCTCAGTGATGGTTCTCAACCAATTTGGGTTGAATTAATACCAACAACTGATCAAACAACTAGTGAAGAACATGCCTCTTCAATCCAACTATTGGCTGGTGTTGTTTCTCATGATGGAAT GAGAGTTTATTTCACTACAAAGAATGGAACTCTGCTAGAACTAACTGAGCTTGAGCCTCCAAG ATGGGTAGATCACGGCCAGCCCCGCGACGCCAATGTTGCAGCAATAGCAGATGTTGCTAGCTTCAGAACAGAAATTGTATATACAATAAG CTCTGTGGGAGATCTCTATGAATATGATAGGAACTCAAAGCCACTGTGGAAGAAGCATGTATGGAAAGATAGAGCAGCACGAGATCTCCGATTGATTCCATCACCGGGTTGCTATATACATAGCTTGAATGGAGATCACTCCATAtccctctttcttttaactaaG gaTGGTACTTTGGTAGAAAGAAGATTGAATaaaaggaaatggaaatggataGTCCATGGAAGACCAAAAGATCATCAACTAACATCAGTTTTACCAGCCCTTCAAGATGAAACAAATGAGAAGATTTTCTCTCTGTTTCTCACCACGTCTTCCGGTTTCGTATTTGAATATCGAACGACTATTCATCCAG CAGGTCATGGTCAGGAGGAAGAAACACCAGATGCTTGGGTAGACCACAAGCATCCCTTGAATGCAAAAGCTGCAAGAGGTATTGCTGGTTTACAGTTCCAAGTTGGACGGATATTGTTTGCATTGGATGACGGTAGGATCGGAGAACTTCATCTTGTAGGATTAGGTGGTGAAAATTCAGGGCCAACTCATCACATTACTTCAAGAAGAAAACCAACAGCTAAATATACATGGTCAATCCTAGATGCCCCAGAGTCCGAGGGATGGAATGCCGAGTATTGTACTGAACATCGTGGACCAACAAATTGCATTGCAGGAACTAAAGATGATATAAATGATCAAGGGACGAGAAGATCAGCAACAAGAAGACCAAAGGGAAACCAGCCACAACAACACTACTTAATACCAAGAACATCAGAGAGTATATCTGAAAAATCATCTGATAGTTTTGATCTTCTAGCTGAAAAATGGACGAAAAACAGCTTCCGACTACGTGTGATGCATGGAGGGCGCTCGTTTTTCCTCATAACAGTTGATGGCTTGACTTTTGAGTATCTTTACACTGGAGATGTATGGCTGTGGCTGAGGCATGAAAGTTCAACTCATATGAAAGGTGCAGTTGGTAATTACAATGGAAGTTTATACTTAGTTGATAGTTATGGTAGTTTGCTGATTAGAGAAAGAAGTAGCCAAGAACTTGCATGGACAAACTGCACTGCTCTTAGAAGAGGGAAACAAGTGATTGGAGGTGCTCCTTGGGATAAGTTCTTAGCTCAATCTATGAAGACTACAACAGAAGATGCACTTTTCTTTGTTAGCAAAACAGGAAGATTGCTCCAATTCACA GTTGCACTAAGGAAATTCAAGTGGAAAAACTGCCAAACTCCTCCAGACACCAAAGTTGCAAGCATCGTAGATCAGGAAACATTCCGGGAAAACATAGTGTTCGTGATCGGAACAAATGGTCGACTATATCAGTACAACAAAGTGACCGAGTTATGGCATGAACATCATCAGTCTCAGCATCTATTTCTCTCAAGATTGCCTGGAATAGCAACAAGACCATCACCATATTCTCTTATAGGCTCATTGTTTATGATCTCTGAAGATGGTGGTCTGATTGAATATCATTGGAATCCATGGGATGGTTGGAATTGGGTGGAGCATGGAAGACCAGACAGAGGCGTGACATTCACCACCACGCCCGGGCCATGCTTTGAAGGTAATCAACTGTTTCTTGTTGGCTCAGATGGAAGAGTATACCTAAGATATATTGAACAAGACACATGGAAATGGAGAAACTGTGGCTTCCCACATCAGTTTGATAGAGATGGGAAGGTGAATTCAAAGgatggaaaagaaataatttgtGTTGATGAAGAGCTTGCATTGGAGAAGGATGAAGATGTTAAGGCTATTGACAAAAACTGTGATCCAAAG CTTCCAAATGCTTTGCAGGTTGCTTCTACTAAACCAATTCAATTCTCTGAAGATGCTGTCGTTTTTGAGCTAAGGGATGGTAGG TTGGGAGAAATGCGACAAATGGAGGACTCGAACTGGATTTGGTCTCGGATAATCGTCACTCCAACGAGCTTATGCATTTCAGATTACTGGACAGCTTTGGCATCATGA
- the LOC101214470 gene encoding uncharacterized protein LOC101214470 isoform X3: MLHLLILILVIFESTSEVLGSINSYCPHHHLQQFNRKFELKTDRFWKFEEHSNKWVEVELPYDLTTCRNGNCTKVGQINNRLEKMEKEYDGFEQTEKSEKVKEVEKFHVDLTLRKRVSLTKISDMSIWITGESGSIYERFWNGVQWVIGPHDLPISAGPAISIFGVNHSILALSEGGILYQLSDGSQPIWVELIPTTDQTTSEEHASSIQLLAGVVSHDGMRVYFTTKNGTLLELTELEPPRWVDHGQPRDANVAAIADVASFRTEIVYTISSVGDLYEYDRNSKPLWKKHVWKDRAARDLRLIPSPGCYIHSLNGDHSISLFLLTKDGTLVERRLNKRKWKWIVHGRPKDHQLTSVLPALQDETNEKIFSLFLTTSSGFVFEYRTTIHPAGHGQEEETPDAWVDHKHPLNAKAARGIAGLQFQVGRILFALDDGRIGELHLVGLGGENSGPTHHITSRRKPTAKYTWSILDAPESEGWNAEYCTEHRGPTNCIAGTKDDINDQGTRRSATRRPKGNQPQQHYLIPRTSESISEKSSDSFDLLAEKWTKNSFRLRVMHGGRSFFLITVDGLTFEYLYTGDVWLWLRHESSTHMKGAVGNYNGSLYLVDSYGSLLIRERSSQELAWTNCTALRRGKQVIGGAPWDKFLAQSMKTTTEDALFFVSKTGRLLQFTVALRKFKWKNCQTPPDTKVASIVDQETFRENIVFVIGTNGRLYQYNKVTELWHEHHQSQHLFLSRLPGIATRPSPYSLIGSLFMISEDGGLIEYHWNPWDGWNWVEHGRPDRGVTFTTTPGPCFEGNQLFLVGSDGRVYLRYIEQDTWKWRNCGFPHQFDRDGKVNSKDGKEIICVDEELALEKDEDVKAIDKNCDPKLPNALQVASTKPIQFSEDAVVFELRDGRLGEMRQMEDSNWIWSRIIVTPTSLCISDYWTALAS; this comes from the exons ATGCTCCACTTGTTAATTCTCATCTTGGTCATCTTTGAAAGCACCTCAGAAGTTTTAGGATCAATCAACTCATACTGCCcacatcatcatcttcaacaaTTCAATCGAAAGTTCGAGCTAAAAACAGATAGATTTTGGAAGTTTGAAGAGCATTCAAACAAGTGGGTTGAAGTAGAACTTCCTTATGATCTTACCACTTGTAGAAATGGGAATTGCACCAAGGTTGGACAGATTAATAACAGATTGGAGAAGATGGAGAAAGAGTATGATGGTTTCGAGCAGACCGAGAAGTCGGAAAAAGTGAAGGAAGTAGAGAAGTTTCATGTTGATTTGACTTTGAGAAAAAGAGTGTCATTGACTAAAATTTCAGATATGTCTATTTGGATCACTGGTGAAAGTGGGTCAATATATGAGAGGTTTTGGAATGGAGTTCAATGGGTAATAGGTCCTCATGATTTGCCAATATCAGCAGGTCCTGCTATCTCCATTTTTGGTGTCAATCACTCAATTCTAGCTCTTTCTGAAGGGGGAATTTTGTATCAG CTCAGTGATGGTTCTCAACCAATTTGGGTTGAATTAATACCAACAACTGATCAAACAACTAGTGAAGAACATGCCTCTTCAATCCAACTATTGGCTGGTGTTGTTTCTCATGATGGAAT GAGAGTTTATTTCACTACAAAGAATGGAACTCTGCTAGAACTAACTGAGCTTGAGCCTCCAAG ATGGGTAGATCACGGCCAGCCCCGCGACGCCAATGTTGCAGCAATAGCAGATGTTGCTAGCTTCAGAACAGAAATTGTATATACAATAAG CTCTGTGGGAGATCTCTATGAATATGATAGGAACTCAAAGCCACTGTGGAAGAAGCATGTATGGAAAGATAGAGCAGCACGAGATCTCCGATTGATTCCATCACCGGGTTGCTATATACATAGCTTGAATGGAGATCACTCCATAtccctctttcttttaactaaG gaTGGTACTTTGGTAGAAAGAAGATTGAATaaaaggaaatggaaatggataGTCCATGGAAGACCAAAAGATCATCAACTAACATCAGTTTTACCAGCCCTTCAAGATGAAACAAATGAGAAGATTTTCTCTCTGTTTCTCACCACGTCTTCCGGTTTCGTATTTGAATATCGAACGACTATTCATCCAG CAGGTCATGGTCAGGAGGAAGAAACACCAGATGCTTGGGTAGACCACAAGCATCCCTTGAATGCAAAAGCTGCAAGAGGTATTGCTGGTTTACAGTTCCAAGTTGGACGGATATTGTTTGCATTGGATGACGGTAGGATCGGAGAACTTCATCTTGTAGGATTAGGTGGTGAAAATTCAGGGCCAACTCATCACATTACTTCAAGAAGAAAACCAACAGCTAAATATACATGGTCAATCCTAGATGCCCCAGAGTCCGAGGGATGGAATGCCGAGTATTGTACTGAACATCGTGGACCAACAAATTGCATTGCAGGAACTAAAGATGATATAAATGATCAAGGGACGAGAAGATCAGCAACAAGAAGACCAAAGGGAAACCAGCCACAACAACACTACTTAATACCAAGAACATCAGAGAGTATATCTGAAAAATCATCTGATAGTTTTGATCTTCTAGCTGAAAAATGGACGAAAAACAGCTTCCGACTACGTGTGATGCATGGAGGGCGCTCGTTTTTCCTCATAACAGTTGATGGCTTGACTTTTGAGTATCTTTACACTGGAGATGTATGGCTGTGGCTGAGGCATGAAAGTTCAACTCATATGAAAGGTGCAGTTGGTAATTACAATGGAAGTTTATACTTAGTTGATAGTTATGGTAGTTTGCTGATTAGAGAAAGAAGTAGCCAAGAACTTGCATGGACAAACTGCACTGCTCTTAGAAGAGGGAAACAAGTGATTGGAGGTGCTCCTTGGGATAAGTTCTTAGCTCAATCTATGAAGACTACAACAGAAGATGCACTTTTCTTTGTTAGCAAAACAGGAAGATTGCTCCAATTCACA GTTGCACTAAGGAAATTCAAGTGGAAAAACTGCCAAACTCCTCCAGACACCAAAGTTGCAAGCATCGTAGATCAGGAAACATTCCGGGAAAACATAGTGTTCGTGATCGGAACAAATGGTCGACTATATCAGTACAACAAAGTGACCGAGTTATGGCATGAACATCATCAGTCTCAGCATCTATTTCTCTCAAGATTGCCTGGAATAGCAACAAGACCATCACCATATTCTCTTATAGGCTCATTGTTTATGATCTCTGAAGATGGTGGTCTGATTGAATATCATTGGAATCCATGGGATGGTTGGAATTGGGTGGAGCATGGAAGACCAGACAGAGGCGTGACATTCACCACCACGCCCGGGCCATGCTTTGAAGGTAATCAACTGTTTCTTGTTGGCTCAGATGGAAGAGTATACCTAAGATATATTGAACAAGACACATGGAAATGGAGAAACTGTGGCTTCCCACATCAGTTTGATAGAGATGGGAAGGTGAATTCAAAGgatggaaaagaaataatttgtGTTGATGAAGAGCTTGCATTGGAGAAGGATGAAGATGTTAAGGCTATTGACAAAAACTGTGATCCAAAG CTTCCAAATGCTTTGCAGGTTGCTTCTACTAAACCAATTCAATTCTCTGAAGATGCTGTCGTTTTTGAGCTAAGGGATGGTAGG TTGGGAGAAATGCGACAAATGGAGGACTCGAACTGGATTTGGTCTCGGATAATCGTCACTCCAACGAGCTTATGCATTTCAGATTACTGGACAGCTTTGGCATCATGA